In Phreatobacter oligotrophus, one DNA window encodes the following:
- a CDS encoding heme ABC transporter permease, which translates to MGLLDLANPSRFLALVARVQPWLIAATVAVFAVAAWQVFFVSPDDYQQGDTVRIMYIHVPAAWLSLFCYAVMAAASLGTLVWRHPLADVSAKAAAPIGAAFTFICLATGSLWGRPMWGTWWIWDARLTSELVLLIMYLGLMALWRSIDDPGRAGRAAAVLTLVGTVNLPIIKFSVDWWNTLHQPASVFRLGGPTIHPSLLTPLMVSALAFTLLFLVLHLAAMRNEILRRRVRAMQLIEAQRETLPAGAQPVPGE; encoded by the coding sequence ATGGGGCTTCTCGACCTCGCCAATCCCTCGCGCTTCCTCGCGCTCGTCGCCCGTGTGCAGCCGTGGCTCATCGCCGCGACCGTTGCCGTGTTCGCCGTGGCCGCCTGGCAGGTCTTCTTCGTCTCGCCCGACGACTACCAGCAGGGCGACACGGTCCGGATCATGTACATCCACGTGCCGGCCGCCTGGTTGTCGCTGTTCTGCTACGCGGTGATGGCTGCGGCCTCCCTCGGCACCCTGGTCTGGCGCCATCCGCTCGCCGATGTCTCCGCCAAGGCCGCGGCCCCCATCGGCGCCGCCTTCACCTTCATCTGCCTCGCCACCGGCTCGCTCTGGGGCCGGCCGATGTGGGGCACCTGGTGGATATGGGACGCAAGGCTGACCTCCGAGCTCGTCCTGCTCATTATGTATCTCGGCCTGATGGCGCTCTGGCGCTCGATCGACGATCCGGGCCGGGCCGGGCGCGCCGCGGCCGTGCTCACCCTCGTCGGCACGGTCAACCTGCCGATCATCAAGTTCTCGGTCGACTGGTGGAACACGCTGCACCAGCCGGCCTCCGTCTTCCGACTCGGCGGGCCTACCATTCACCCCTCGCTGCTGACGCCGCTGATGGTGTCGGCGCTGGCCTTCACCCTGCTCTTCCTCGTCCTGCACCTCGCCGCCATGCGCAACGAGATCCTGCGCCGCCGCGTGCGTGCCATGCAGCTCATCGAGGCGCAGCGCGAGACCCTGCCGGCCGGCGCCCAGCCGGTGCCGGGGGAGTAA
- a CDS encoding outer membrane protein, whose protein sequence is MKKIVWAAAAAAMLATPAYSADLVRRQPVADTVFVPAAPAGVWTGFYLGAHLGAGFSSNFRNNAGYALGSASGFFGGLQGGYDYQINRVVLGLAGDISYGSISRRFVSAAPFDVRATENWQGSIRGRLGYAVQDNLLIYATGGLALGTVNARELAPGLVSQSRTLTGWTLGAGGEYKFTPNWSALLEYRYTDLGRATYVNLTGAPRIGLSSHTIRTGINYRF, encoded by the coding sequence ATGAAGAAGATCGTCTGGGCCGCGGCCGCTGCCGCCATGCTCGCCACCCCGGCCTACTCGGCCGACCTCGTGCGCCGCCAGCCGGTCGCCGACACCGTGTTCGTCCCGGCCGCCCCGGCTGGCGTCTGGACCGGCTTCTACCTCGGTGCCCATCTCGGTGCCGGGTTCTCCTCGAACTTCCGCAACAATGCCGGCTACGCGCTCGGCAGCGCCTCGGGCTTCTTCGGCGGCCTGCAGGGCGGCTATGACTACCAGATCAACCGCGTCGTCCTCGGCCTCGCCGGCGACATCTCCTACGGCAGCATCTCCCGCCGCTTCGTTTCGGCCGCGCCCTTCGACGTGCGCGCCACCGAGAACTGGCAGGGCTCGATCCGCGGCCGCCTCGGCTACGCCGTCCAGGACAACCTGCTGATCTACGCCACCGGTGGTCTCGCCCTCGGCACGGTCAACGCCCGCGAGCTGGCCCCTGGCCTCGTGAGCCAGTCGCGCACCCTCACCGGCTGGACCCTCGGCGCCGGCGGCGAGTACAAGTTCACCCCGAACTGGTCGGCGCTGCTCGAGTACCGCTACACCGATCTCGGCCGTGCCACCTACGTCAACCTGACCGGCGCCCCGCGCATCGGCCTGTCGAGCCACACGATCCGCACCGGCATCAACTACCGCTTCTGA
- a CDS encoding SDR family oxidoreductase: protein MSHPGAALVTGGARRVGRAIVEALAGVGYAVAIHANRSRGEAEALAAELTARDARAAVVVADLAEPAEVDGLIAAAVAAVGPLTLLVNNASSFEADELGTLTREMWNRQFRVNIQTPSFLAQDFAAQAPEGSAIINLTDQRVFKPTPQFYSYALTKAALHAATVAMAQAFAPRIRVNAVAPGPSLQGHRQEPEDFARQTAATLTRTGSPPAEIARAVLYLATATAVTGVTIPVDGGQHLIWQTPDVTGVRE from the coding sequence ATGAGCCATCCGGGAGCGGCGCTCGTCACCGGCGGGGCGCGACGCGTCGGCCGCGCCATCGTCGAGGCCCTGGCGGGCGTCGGCTATGCCGTCGCCATCCACGCCAACCGCTCGCGCGGCGAGGCCGAGGCCCTGGCGGCGGAGCTGACGGCCCGTGACGCGCGGGCGGCCGTGGTCGTCGCCGATCTCGCGGAACCGGCCGAGGTCGACGGCCTCATCGCCGCGGCGGTGGCCGCCGTCGGACCGCTGACCCTGCTCGTGAACAATGCCAGCTCCTTCGAGGCGGACGAACTCGGCACGCTCACCCGCGAGATGTGGAACCGGCAGTTCCGGGTGAACATCCAGACCCCCTCCTTCCTCGCCCAGGACTTCGCCGCCCAGGCACCGGAGGGGTCGGCCATCATCAATCTCACCGACCAGCGCGTCTTCAAGCCGACGCCGCAGTTCTATTCCTATGCCCTCACCAAGGCGGCGCTGCATGCGGCGACCGTCGCCATGGCGCAGGCCTTCGCCCCGCGCATCCGCGTCAATGCGGTGGCACCGGGCCCGAGCCTGCAGGGCCATCGCCAGGAGCCCGAGGACTTCGCCCGCCAGACCGCCGCGACCCTCACCCGCACCGGGAGCCCGCCGGCCGAGATCGCCCGCGCCGTGCTCTACCTCGCCACGGCCACGGCCGTGACCGGCGTCACCATTCCCGTCGATGGCGGGCAGCACCTCATCTGGCAGACGCCGGACGTCACCGGCGTGCGCGAATAG
- the uvrC gene encoding excinuclease ABC subunit UvrC, which produces MSRAGRTNIDPDLRDPETVEADEPEALVLDLVPEDEQAPAEGTIAAGMEVIKAAVKHAPKGPGVYRMIDAKGEVLYVGKAKSIAKRVISYARPTGLVSRIARMVAATTAMEFVSTKTETEALLLEANLIKQLRPRFNVLMRDDKSFPYILITGDHAAPRIAKHRGARVAKGDYFGPFASAWAVGRTINALERAFLVRSCTDAVFESRTRPCLLFQIKRCAGPCTGEVSGEDYAALVKEAKLFLSGRSQAVKQLLARQMEEAAEAMEFERAAVYRDRLAALSAVQATQGINPRGVEEADVFAAVQEGGQTCIQVFFFRTGQNWGNRAYYPKADRSLEAAEVLSSFVAQFYDDKPPPSQVLLSHDLEDQAVLAEALTARAGRKVEVAAPKRGEKKDLVDHAAQNAREALGRQLAESASQLKLLQGLASAFGLAAPPRRIEVYDNSHIMGTNAVGGMIVAGPEGFRRRDYRTFNIKSDIAPGDDFGMMREVLERRFKRLVKDAVRPAENGVEGTTEDAEADSSWPDLVVIDGGPGQLSAAQAILTDLGITDVPLVAIAKGRDREAGRETFHMPGREPFRLEPRDPVLYFVQRLRDEAHRFAIGTHRGRRKKDIRSAGLAEIGGIGPARKRALLNHFGTLKAIERASLDDLQRAPGINAATAQAVYNFFHPQG; this is translated from the coding sequence ATGAGTCGCGCCGGCCGCACCAATATCGATCCAGACCTGAGGGACCCGGAAACCGTCGAGGCCGACGAGCCGGAAGCCCTCGTCCTCGACCTCGTGCCGGAGGATGAACAGGCCCCGGCGGAAGGCACCATCGCCGCCGGCATGGAGGTCATCAAGGCGGCGGTGAAACACGCGCCGAAGGGCCCGGGCGTCTATCGCATGATCGATGCGAAGGGCGAGGTGCTCTATGTCGGCAAGGCGAAGTCCATCGCCAAGCGGGTGATCTCCTATGCCCGCCCGACCGGCCTCGTCAGCCGCATCGCCCGCATGGTCGCCGCCACCACGGCCATGGAATTCGTCTCGACCAAGACCGAGACCGAGGCGCTGCTGCTCGAGGCCAATCTCATCAAGCAGCTGCGTCCCCGCTTCAACGTGCTGATGCGGGACGACAAGTCCTTCCCCTACATCCTCATCACCGGCGACCATGCGGCGCCGCGCATCGCCAAGCACCGCGGCGCCCGCGTCGCCAAGGGCGACTATTTCGGCCCCTTCGCCTCGGCCTGGGCGGTCGGGCGCACCATCAATGCGCTGGAGCGCGCCTTCCTCGTGCGCTCCTGCACCGATGCGGTCTTCGAGAGCCGCACGCGGCCCTGCCTTCTCTTCCAGATCAAGCGCTGCGCCGGCCCCTGCACCGGCGAGGTCTCGGGCGAGGACTACGCCGCCCTCGTCAAGGAAGCGAAGCTGTTCCTGTCCGGTCGCAGCCAGGCAGTGAAGCAGTTGCTCGCCCGGCAGATGGAGGAGGCGGCCGAGGCCATGGAATTCGAGCGCGCCGCGGTCTATCGCGACCGCCTCGCCGCGCTCTCCGCCGTCCAGGCGACGCAGGGCATCAACCCGCGCGGGGTCGAGGAGGCCGACGTCTTCGCCGCCGTCCAGGAAGGCGGCCAGACCTGTATCCAGGTCTTCTTCTTCCGCACCGGCCAGAACTGGGGCAACCGCGCCTACTACCCCAAGGCCGACCGCTCGCTGGAGGCAGCCGAGGTGCTCTCCTCCTTCGTCGCCCAGTTCTACGACGACAAGCCGCCGCCCTCGCAGGTGCTGCTGTCGCACGACCTCGAGGACCAGGCCGTGCTCGCCGAGGCGCTCACCGCCCGCGCCGGCCGCAAGGTCGAGGTGGCGGCGCCGAAGCGCGGCGAGAAGAAGGACCTTGTCGACCACGCCGCCCAGAATGCCCGCGAGGCCCTTGGCCGCCAGCTCGCCGAGAGCGCCTCGCAGCTCAAGCTGCTGCAGGGCCTCGCCAGCGCCTTCGGCCTTGCCGCCCCGCCGCGCCGCATCGAGGTCTATGACAACTCCCACATCATGGGCACGAACGCCGTCGGCGGCATGATCGTGGCCGGACCCGAAGGCTTCCGCCGCCGCGACTACCGCACCTTCAACATCAAGTCCGACATCGCGCCGGGCGACGATTTCGGCATGATGCGCGAGGTGCTGGAGCGCCGCTTCAAGCGCCTCGTCAAGGATGCCGTAAGGCCCGCCGAGAATGGAGTGGAGGGCACGACCGAGGATGCCGAGGCCGACTCATCCTGGCCCGACCTCGTGGTGATCGATGGCGGGCCCGGCCAGCTCTCGGCGGCGCAGGCGATCCTCACCGACCTCGGCATCACCGACGTGCCGCTCGTCGCCATCGCCAAGGGGCGAGACCGTGAGGCCGGCCGCGAGACCTTCCACATGCCGGGGCGCGAGCCGTTCCGGCTGGAGCCCCGCGATCCCGTGCTCTACTTCGTCCAGCGCCTGCGCGACGAGGCCCACCGTTTCGCCATCGGCACCCATCGCGGCCGCCGCAAGAAGGATATCCGCTCGGCCGGCCTCGCCGAGATCGGCGGCATCGGCCCGGCCCGCAAGCGCGCCCTGCTCAACCATTTCGGCACGCTGAAAGCCATCGAGCGGGCGAGCCTCGACGACCTGCAGCGCGCGCCCGGCATCAATGCCGCGACGGCGCAGGCGGTCTACAACTTCTTCCACCCGCAGGGCTGA
- a CDS encoding lysophospholipid acyltransferase family protein — protein sequence MLHLRSLLFNIFFYLWTLILMIIVLPALAWPNDRPILGIGLVWGRGNLWALRVICGLKVEWRGMEKIPDGPLLVAAKHQSAWETFAFFIPFRRPAYVYKRQLAYVPLFGWLIWKAKQIPVDRGRKGEALASITVGAKRAAAIGRQVMIFPEGTRRAVDAPPDYKFGVTHLYRSLGLPCQPVALNSGMFWSRKSMTRRPGTVLVEFLDPIPPGLPPAEFSARLEAGIEEATNRLIAESRARGEGE from the coding sequence ATGCTCCACCTGCGTTCCCTGCTCTTCAACATCTTCTTCTATCTGTGGACGCTGATCCTGATGATCATCGTCCTGCCGGCGCTCGCCTGGCCGAATGACCGGCCGATCCTGGGCATCGGCCTCGTCTGGGGCCGCGGCAATCTCTGGGCGCTCCGGGTGATCTGCGGCCTGAAGGTCGAGTGGCGCGGCATGGAGAAGATCCCGGACGGGCCGCTGCTGGTCGCGGCCAAGCACCAGTCCGCCTGGGAGACCTTCGCTTTCTTCATCCCCTTCCGGCGGCCGGCCTATGTCTACAAGCGCCAGCTCGCCTATGTGCCGCTGTTCGGCTGGCTCATCTGGAAGGCGAAGCAGATCCCGGTGGATCGCGGCCGCAAGGGCGAGGCGCTCGCCTCGATCACCGTCGGCGCCAAGCGCGCGGCGGCCATCGGCCGGCAGGTGATGATCTTCCCCGAAGGCACGCGCCGGGCGGTCGATGCGCCGCCAGACTACAAGTTCGGCGTCACCCATCTCTATCGGTCGCTCGGCCTGCCCTGCCAGCCGGTGGCGCTGAATTCCGGCATGTTCTGGAGCCGCAAGTCGATGACGCGCCGGCCCGGAACGGTGCTGGTGGAATTCCTCGACCCGATCCCGCCGGGCCTGCCGCCCGCCGAATTCTCCGCCCGGCTCGAGGCCGGCATCGAGGAGGCCACGAACCGCCTGATCGCGGAATCGCGGGCGCGCGGCGAGGGCGAGTGA